One stretch of Halapricum desulfuricans DNA includes these proteins:
- the glpR gene encoding HTH-type transcriptional regulator GlpR, which translates to MLPEKRRRTIVDLVNERGGCSVSELAEELDYSKPTIRRDLTTLEQEGLIDRSHGGAVPVDKVGAEQSYRQREIRNLESKQAIADRAIEEVLEDEIAFFDGGTTTMQIAKRMPEDRSYVAVTNSPLLADELVTTADEVKLTGGTLRGKTRALVGPTAEQFMHRTNFDLVFLGTNGIAPDAGLSTPSEDEAEIKSLMVENAKRVILVSDASKFGQRSFAQFAELADVDLLITDEDPPASLRSELDGADVSTIVTRHP; encoded by the coding sequence ATGCTTCCGGAAAAACGCCGGCGGACGATCGTGGATCTCGTCAACGAACGCGGCGGCTGTTCGGTATCCGAACTTGCCGAGGAGCTCGACTACTCGAAACCGACGATCCGCCGCGATCTCACTACGCTCGAACAGGAGGGGCTCATCGACCGGTCACATGGTGGTGCCGTCCCGGTCGACAAGGTCGGGGCGGAACAGTCCTACAGACAGAGGGAGATACGGAACCTCGAAAGCAAGCAGGCCATCGCTGATCGCGCCATCGAGGAGGTCCTGGAGGACGAGATCGCGTTCTTCGACGGCGGGACGACGACGATGCAGATCGCGAAGCGGATGCCGGAGGACAGATCCTACGTCGCGGTGACGAACTCGCCGCTGCTCGCGGACGAGCTCGTGACCACGGCCGACGAGGTGAAACTGACCGGGGGGACGCTCCGCGGGAAGACCCGTGCGCTGGTCGGCCCGACCGCCGAGCAGTTCATGCACCGGACGAACTTCGATCTCGTTTTCCTGGGGACGAACGGGATCGCGCCCGACGCGGGGCTGTCGACCCCGAGCGAGGACGAAGCCGAGATCAAGTCCCTCATGGTCGAAAACGCCAAGCGGGTGATACTGGTCTCCGACGCCTCGAAGTTCGGACAGCGCAGCTTCGCGCAGTTCGCGGAGCTCGCGGACGTCGATCTGCTGATCACCGACGAGGATCCGCCGGCCTCGCTGCGCAGCGAACTGGATGGCGCGGACGTATCCACTATCGTCACGAGACACCCATGA
- the pfkB gene encoding 1-phosphofructokinase, with translation MILTVTPNPAVDQTIEMDEPLEADAVQRSTGARFDSGGNGINVSQFVTALGEETLATGIIGGFTGYFIEQNLASFDVPTDFCEVEEPTRMNTAILAPNHQYRLNQSGPEVGSAVVDELVDVLQEYEPSIVNIGGSLPPGMEPADIDRLAGAGEWDTALDIHGDDMIALDGTYEYVKPNEVELEEATGIAIEDIDDCAEAARQLQSNGFERVIASLGAEGAMMVTPEETLYAPSLDVDVVDTVGAGDSMFAAVMWAYEQGWDDERALRAGVATSATVVGHSGTGVRHLDPTELMDDVRVWTLRS, from the coding sequence ATGATACTGACAGTAACACCGAATCCGGCAGTCGACCAGACAATCGAGATGGACGAACCGCTCGAAGCCGACGCCGTCCAGCGATCGACCGGGGCGCGGTTCGATTCCGGGGGCAACGGGATCAACGTCTCGCAGTTCGTCACGGCACTCGGCGAGGAGACGCTCGCGACGGGTATCATCGGCGGGTTCACCGGGTATTTCATCGAGCAGAACCTCGCGTCGTTCGACGTTCCGACGGACTTCTGTGAGGTCGAGGAGCCGACCCGGATGAACACGGCAATTCTCGCGCCGAACCACCAGTACCGACTCAATCAGTCCGGTCCCGAAGTCGGTAGCGCGGTCGTCGACGAACTCGTCGACGTCCTTCAGGAGTACGAGCCGTCGATCGTCAACATCGGGGGGAGCCTCCCGCCGGGCATGGAACCCGCGGATATCGACCGACTCGCGGGTGCCGGCGAGTGGGACACCGCACTGGACATCCACGGCGACGACATGATCGCGCTGGACGGGACCTACGAGTACGTCAAGCCCAACGAGGTCGAACTGGAGGAAGCGACCGGGATTGCGATCGAGGACATCGACGACTGCGCGGAGGCCGCCCGACAGCTCCAGAGTAACGGGTTCGAGCGCGTCATCGCGTCGCTCGGCGCGGAAGGCGCAATGATGGTGACGCCCGAGGAAACACTCTACGCGCCGTCTCTCGACGTCGACGTGGTCGATACCGTCGGGGCCGGCGACTCGATGTTCGCCGCCGTCATGTGGGCCTACGAACAGGGCTGGGACGACGAGCGCGCGCTGCGCGCCGGCGTGGCGACCTCGGCGACAGTCGTCGGCCACTCCGGGACCGGCGTCAGGCACCTCGATCCGACGGAGCTAATGGACGACGTCAGGGTCTGGACGCTTCGGAGTTAA
- a CDS encoding isocitrate/isopropylmalate dehydrogenase family protein, whose translation MSHQIAVIPGDGIGQEVTPAAIDVLDALEVDFEFRKGEAGDHVAEETGEPLPEATIELARESDATLFGAAGERAADIILPLREVVGSYANVRPAKAYPGLEAVKPETDLVFIRENTQGVYAQIESRLTDDVATLTRVVTREASRKIAEYGFEYAEEHGYDNVTIAHKANVMQETDGLFLEAAEAVAEERGADYDTELMDALAMKLVMYPEDYDVIITPNLAGDVLSDLAAGLVGGLGLLPSANVGDDNALFEPVHGSAPDIAGQGVANPSAMILSAAMMLDHLNYDDEAARVTDAVETVLAEGPHTPDLGGDASTEQFTAAVIDQL comes from the coding sequence ATGAGTCATCAGATCGCGGTGATACCCGGCGACGGGATCGGTCAGGAAGTGACGCCCGCGGCGATCGACGTGCTGGACGCCCTCGAGGTCGACTTCGAGTTCCGCAAGGGCGAAGCCGGCGACCACGTCGCCGAGGAGACCGGCGAGCCGCTGCCCGAAGCGACGATCGAGCTCGCACGGGAGTCCGACGCGACGCTGTTCGGGGCGGCCGGCGAGCGCGCGGCCGACATCATCCTCCCGCTCAGAGAAGTCGTCGGCTCCTATGCCAACGTCCGGCCGGCGAAAGCCTACCCCGGGCTGGAAGCGGTCAAGCCCGAGACCGATCTCGTCTTCATCCGCGAGAACACCCAGGGGGTGTACGCCCAGATCGAGAGCCGGCTCACCGACGACGTCGCCACGCTGACCCGCGTCGTCACGCGTGAGGCCTCCCGGAAGATCGCCGAGTACGGCTTCGAATACGCCGAGGAACACGGCTATGACAACGTGACGATCGCGCACAAGGCGAACGTGATGCAGGAGACCGACGGCCTGTTTCTCGAGGCTGCCGAGGCGGTCGCCGAGGAGCGCGGCGCCGACTACGACACCGAACTGATGGACGCGCTGGCGATGAAACTCGTGATGTATCCCGAGGACTACGACGTGATCATCACGCCGAACCTCGCTGGCGACGTGCTCTCGGATCTGGCTGCGGGGCTCGTCGGCGGGCTGGGGCTGTTGCCCAGCGCGAACGTCGGCGACGACAACGCGCTGTTCGAGCCGGTCCACGGCTCGGCACCCGACATCGCGGGCCAGGGGGTCGCCAACCCCTCGGCGATGATCCTCTCGGCCGCGATGATGCTCGATCACCTGAATTACGACGACGAGGCGGCCCGCGTGACCGACGCCGTCGAGACGGTGCTGGCCGAGGGACCGCACACGCCGGATCTCGGCGGTGACGCCTCGACCGAGCAGTTCACCGCGGCCGTCATCGACCAGCTGTAG
- a CDS encoding NuoI/complex I 23 kDa subunit family protein: MIGLLKSMATTMKHALDGKTFTVEYPEDTPEVSPRFRGVHKFSQERCIWCRQCESVCPNDTIQIVQDDQRNGEQYNLHIGQCIYCRLCEEVCPVDAILLTQNFEFTADTKDELAYNKEQLKNVPWYKDIDPLAAREPDRGAWIGEGEGEVDYQ; encoded by the coding sequence ATGATCGGCCTGCTCAAATCGATGGCAACGACGATGAAACACGCACTCGACGGCAAGACGTTCACCGTCGAGTATCCCGAAGACACACCCGAAGTGAGCCCTCGGTTCCGTGGGGTCCACAAGTTCAGCCAGGAGCGGTGTATCTGGTGTCGCCAGTGTGAGAGCGTCTGTCCGAACGACACGATCCAGATCGTGCAGGACGACCAGCGCAACGGCGAGCAGTACAACCTCCACATCGGCCAGTGTATCTACTGTCGGCTCTGTGAGGAAGTCTGTCCCGTCGACGCGATCCTGTTGACCCAGAACTTCGAGTTCACCGCCGACACGAAAGACGAACTCGCCTACAACAAGGAACAGCTCAAGAACGTCCCGTGGTACAAGGACATCGACCCGCTTGCTGCTCGGGAACCGGACCGCGGTGCCTGGATCGGCGAGGGCGAAGGCGAAGTCGACTATCAATAG
- a CDS encoding complex I subunit 1/NuoH family protein produces the protein MVESAPLPETFSELLGLGGFGVAGEFLAGLLASALVGTFVLLNTAVAGPWAKRKITASFTDRISVNRVGPWGLGTIIVDSVRLLSKELIVPEGADRPAYDLAPLVLAGSALLGFAVIPMGNGIQVADPEVGLAYVFAVASIASLGLVMAGYSSNNKYSFLGGLRAVAQNLAYEIPLVLTGASVVLFTGSLQMSEIVAAQQQTLLQLGPVAIPAWFAILNPFAFALFVVANLAEVGRNPFDIPEAPTEIVAGYQTEYSSVYFVLFYLGEFIHIFLGGALIATLFLGGPAGPVLPGIVWFTVKIWAVFLFTQWARSALPRVRIDQLIEIGWKGLLVLSFLNLILTAVIVGVVGV, from the coding sequence ATGGTCGAGTCGGCACCCCTGCCCGAGACGTTCTCGGAACTGCTCGGCCTCGGGGGGTTCGGCGTCGCCGGGGAGTTTCTCGCCGGATTGCTCGCCTCGGCGCTCGTCGGGACATTCGTGCTGTTGAACACGGCCGTGGCCGGGCCGTGGGCAAAGCGGAAGATCACGGCGTCGTTCACCGACCGGATCTCGGTCAACCGGGTCGGTCCGTGGGGCCTGGGAACGATCATCGTCGACTCGGTTCGCCTGCTCAGCAAGGAGCTGATCGTCCCCGAAGGCGCTGATCGGCCGGCGTACGACCTCGCGCCGCTCGTGCTCGCCGGGTCGGCGCTGCTCGGCTTCGCCGTCATCCCGATGGGCAACGGCATTCAGGTCGCTGACCCGGAAGTCGGACTCGCTTACGTCTTCGCCGTGGCCTCGATCGCCTCGCTGGGGCTGGTGATGGCCGGCTACTCCTCGAACAACAAGTACTCGTTTCTGGGCGGGCTGCGCGCGGTCGCACAGAACCTCGCCTACGAGATCCCGCTGGTGCTGACCGGCGCGTCGGTCGTCCTCTTCACCGGTTCGCTCCAGATGAGCGAGATCGTCGCCGCCCAGCAGCAGACGCTGCTCCAGCTCGGCCCGGTCGCGATCCCGGCGTGGTTCGCGATTCTCAACCCCTTCGCGTTCGCGCTGTTCGTCGTCGCGAACCTCGCGGAGGTCGGGCGAAACCCCTTCGACATCCCGGAAGCCCCGACGGAGATCGTCGCCGGCTACCAGACCGAGTACTCGAGCGTCTACTTCGTCCTCTTTTATCTGGGGGAGTTCATCCACATCTTCCTCGGCGGTGCGCTCATCGCCACGCTGTTCCTCGGCGGTCCGGCCGGTCCGGTCCTCCCGGGGATCGTCTGGTTCACGGTCAAGATCTGGGCCGTGTTCCTGTTCACGCAGTGGGCGCGCTCGGCGCTCCCGCGCGTGCGTATCGACCAGCTCATCGAGATCGGCTGGAAAGGACTGCTCGTGTTGAGCTTCCTCAACCTGATCCTGACGGCCGTCATCGTCGGGGTGGTCGGCGTATGA
- a CDS encoding NADH-quinone oxidoreductase subunit D, with amino-acid sequence MSLEEPERPATADDVGVTEGGLDYDALEDLVSEHVIDRESHVNAEGLVIRPDAVQDTLSALKEEAGFDHCSAVTAQEYEDRYESIYHLKKFDDPTQQLSVVVPTNKDEPVSESAEPVFRTADWHEREAYDLVGIEYDDHPDLRRILLPETWQGHPMGKDYNQNQPQVVTLREHVNPLAEDHSAGEDSDTMFVNIGPHHPATHGVLHVKTVLDGEQIVDLDPDIGYLHRNEEQMCEQSTYRHQIMPYPDRWDYTPGGILNEWAYARAAESMADIEVPEYAQVLRTMSAELTRIAAHMLALGTFGLDVYGDFNAIFMYAVRDREAVQNILEDLTGQRLMFNYFRLGGVAWDIPEPREEFFEKTREFLDGLPEYIEEYHNLITENEIFQLRCIDTGVLPPEVAKNYGATGPVLRGSGVDYDLRRDDPYGYYDELDWDVVTEDGCDNYSRVLVRMREVEESAKIIRQCVDLLEDWPEDDREIQANVPRTLRPEAGKEVYEAVEGAKGELGIYMRSDGTDKPARFKIRSPCFSNLQTLPEMSEGEYIPDMVASLGSLDIVLGEVDR; translated from the coding sequence ATGAGTTTGGAAGAGCCTGAACGGCCCGCTACGGCAGACGATGTCGGTGTCACCGAAGGCGGCCTCGACTACGACGCGCTCGAAGATCTCGTTTCCGAGCACGTCATCGATCGGGAGAGTCACGTCAACGCCGAGGGGCTGGTGATCCGGCCCGACGCGGTTCAAGACACCCTCTCCGCGCTGAAAGAGGAGGCCGGGTTCGATCACTGTTCGGCCGTCACGGCCCAGGAGTACGAGGACCGCTACGAGTCGATCTACCACCTCAAGAAGTTCGACGACCCGACCCAGCAGCTGAGCGTCGTCGTGCCGACCAACAAGGACGAACCGGTCTCCGAAAGCGCCGAACCGGTCTTCCGGACGGCCGACTGGCACGAGCGGGAGGCCTACGACCTCGTCGGCATCGAGTACGACGACCATCCTGACCTGCGTCGAATCCTGCTGCCGGAGACCTGGCAGGGCCATCCGATGGGGAAAGATTACAACCAGAACCAGCCACAGGTCGTCACGCTGCGCGAGCACGTCAATCCGCTGGCGGAGGACCACAGCGCGGGCGAGGACTCGGACACGATGTTCGTCAACATCGGTCCACACCACCCCGCGACCCACGGCGTCCTCCACGTCAAGACCGTCCTCGACGGCGAGCAGATCGTCGACCTCGACCCGGACATCGGCTATCTGCACCGCAACGAAGAGCAGATGTGCGAGCAGTCTACCTACCGCCACCAGATCATGCCCTATCCCGACCGGTGGGACTACACGCCGGGCGGGATCCTCAACGAGTGGGCCTACGCCCGCGCGGCCGAGTCGATGGCCGACATCGAGGTGCCCGAGTACGCGCAGGTCCTGCGGACGATGAGCGCCGAACTGACCCGCATCGCCGCGCACATGCTCGCGCTGGGGACCTTCGGGCTGGACGTCTACGGCGACTTCAACGCGATCTTCATGTACGCGGTCCGGGATCGGGAGGCCGTCCAGAACATCCTCGAGGACCTGACCGGCCAGCGACTGATGTTCAACTACTTCCGGCTGGGCGGGGTCGCCTGGGACATCCCCGAACCGCGCGAGGAGTTCTTCGAGAAGACTCGCGAGTTCCTCGACGGACTTCCGGAGTACATCGAGGAGTACCACAACCTCATCACGGAAAACGAGATCTTCCAGTTGCGGTGTATCGACACCGGCGTCCTCCCGCCGGAAGTCGCGAAGAACTACGGCGCGACCGGGCCCGTCCTCCGCGGGTCTGGCGTCGATTACGACCTGCGCCGGGACGACCCCTACGGCTACTACGACGAACTCGACTGGGATGTCGTCACCGAAGACGGCTGTGACAACTACTCGCGCGTGCTCGTCCGCATGCGGGAGGTCGAGGAGTCGGCGAAGATCATCCGCCAGTGTGTCGATCTGCTTGAGGACTGGCCGGAAGACGATCGCGAGATCCAGGCCAACGTCCCACGGACGCTGCGCCCCGAGGCCGGAAAGGAAGTCTACGAGGCCGTCGAGGGGGCGAAAGGCGAACTCGGGATCTACATGCGAAGCGACGGGACGGACAAGCCCGCGCGCTTCAAGATCCGGTCGCCGTGTTTCTCGAACCTCCAGACGCTGCCCGAGATGAGCGAAGGCGAGTACATCCCTGACATGGTCGCCTCGCTGGGCAGTCTCGACATCGTGCTCGGGGAGGTGGATCGCTGA
- a CDS encoding NADH-quinone oxidoreductase subunit B yields MSSEQTQQGDGTGGKTTQEARMGEGVDDRFNSKLRDAFGTSPFILTKFDKFMNWVRGSSMFMLQFGIACCSIEMMHTYSVKHDLDRFHAGVPRASPRQADVIIIPGTIVSKFAPRMKRIYDQMPEPKFVVGMGSCTISGGPFQEGYNVIKGAEEVIPVDIHVPGCPPRPEALIYGVAKLQERIAHGETAPVTVKPYELEEFGDLDRDELVQHLADQIDEDDLVMRYNWTDSP; encoded by the coding sequence ATGAGTAGCGAACAGACACAACAGGGCGACGGTACAGGCGGGAAAACGACCCAGGAGGCCCGGATGGGCGAGGGCGTCGACGACCGGTTCAACTCGAAGCTGCGCGACGCCTTTGGCACGTCGCCGTTCATCCTCACGAAGTTCGACAAGTTCATGAACTGGGTTCGCGGGTCGTCGATGTTCATGCTGCAGTTCGGGATCGCCTGCTGCAGCATCGAGATGATGCACACTTACTCGGTCAAACACGACCTCGACCGGTTCCACGCGGGCGTGCCCCGCGCGTCGCCGCGGCAGGCCGACGTGATCATCATCCCGGGGACGATCGTCTCGAAGTTCGCCCCGCGGATGAAGCGCATCTACGACCAGATGCCCGAGCCGAAGTTCGTCGTCGGCATGGGCTCGTGTACGATCTCCGGCGGCCCCTTCCAGGAGGGGTACAACGTCATCAAGGGAGCCGAGGAGGTCATCCCTGTCGACATCCATGTTCCCGGGTGCCCACCGCGGCCCGAGGCGCTGATCTACGGCGTCGCCAAACTCCAGGAGCGGATCGCACACGGCGAGACCGCTCCGGTGACGGTCAAGCCCTACGAACTCGAGGAGTTCGGCGACCTCGATCGGGACGAACTCGTACAGCACCTGGCCGACCAGATCGACGAGGACGACCTCGTCATGCGGTACAACTGGACTGATTCGCCATGA
- a CDS encoding NADH-quinone oxidoreductase subunit A, whose amino-acid sequence MSNPWIAIGALAVVAILIPVAMIVVSALLRPRVPELSKRATYESGEVPTGGTRIRFNIQYYMVALLFVVFDIETVLIFPWTVIYNDAVEAVGMTRALVPMLVFVGVLVVGLAWAWRNGAVRWVRSPRAQRQKVER is encoded by the coding sequence ATGAGCAATCCGTGGATCGCGATCGGCGCGCTGGCGGTCGTGGCGATTCTCATCCCGGTAGCGATGATCGTCGTCTCGGCGCTGCTTCGCCCGCGCGTCCCAGAACTGAGTAAACGCGCCACCTACGAGAGCGGGGAGGTCCCGACGGGCGGCACGCGCATCCGGTTTAACATCCAGTACTACATGGTTGCGCTGCTGTTCGTGGTCTTCGACATCGAGACGGTCCTGATCTTTCCATGGACTGTCATCTACAACGACGCCGTCGAGGCCGTCGGGATGACGCGAGCGCTCGTCCCGATGCTCGTGTTCGTCGGGGTCCTCGTCGTCGGTCTCGCGTGGGCGTGGCGCAACGGCGCAGTCCGGTGGGTGCGCAGCCCGCGGGCACAGCGTCAGAAGGTCGAACGGTAA
- the purE gene encoding 5-(carboxyamino)imidazole ribonucleotide mutase, whose protein sequence is MTTPERVQSLIDQLHEQAERDRPNEETPDVGIVMGSDSDLPTMAGGKGKRPGAYAALAEELGFEEQTDYTDAPEARFTFETLVVSAHRTPELMYAYAETAEDRGLDVIIAGAGGKSADLPNMTASIAYPLPVIGVPVQEKSVDSVIGMPQGAPITAVDAGKSFNAALTAAQILSRQYPELRERLVDYHRDLQQDVGEVSRDLHELGTPGFKDKYWEE, encoded by the coding sequence ATGACGACTCCCGAGCGCGTCCAGTCGCTGATCGACCAGCTACACGAGCAAGCCGAGAGGGACCGGCCGAACGAGGAGACGCCCGACGTGGGCATCGTGATGGGCAGCGATTCGGACCTGCCGACGATGGCCGGCGGCAAGGGCAAACGACCCGGTGCGTACGCCGCCCTCGCTGAGGAACTCGGCTTCGAGGAGCAGACCGACTACACGGACGCCCCCGAGGCGCGCTTTACCTTCGAGACGCTTGTCGTCTCGGCCCATCGCACCCCCGAACTAATGTACGCCTACGCCGAGACCGCCGAGGACCGCGGACTGGACGTGATCATCGCGGGCGCGGGCGGCAAGTCGGCCGACCTGCCGAACATGACTGCCTCGATCGCTTATCCGTTACCCGTGATCGGCGTCCCCGTTCAGGAGAAGTCCGTCGACAGCGTCATCGGGATGCCACAGGGCGCGCCGATCACCGCCGTCGACGCGGGCAAGTCGTTCAACGCCGCGCTGACCGCCGCTCAGATCCTCTCGCGACAGTATCCCGAACTCCGCGAGCGACTCGTCGACTATCACCGCGACCTCCAGCAGGATGTCGGCGAGGTCTCCCGAGACCTTCACGAACTCGGGACGCCCGGCTTCAAGGACAAATACTGGGAGGAGTGA
- a CDS encoding PAS domain S-box protein, with the protein MRPDDSTDHVAASSDELLSALPSSFVEVGCLVDQTGTVVELLCEPADESPVIERAAPADTGEEVSFPPGIRTQLVERFDRAAETGSTQTFETAIESDGEQRWYQVTVTPVTGEDGDAVTAVRDVTETRREQRSTRRQAEELWQAINATDDLVYVYGPDGTMRRWNDAVEQVTGYSPEELSGIEPTAFFPDSESERVLRAFEDVFETGHNRIDIALETKDGRRIPYQFAASRSETADGEPILTGIGRDVTDRIEREQQIAVLSRVLRHNVRNEMTVVAGGAEHLRKYVPDEGTDKIDRIERAAKDLQDLSENALDITKLLLEAPPKQPVSLGSNIEAIAERIDTDYPGSTIETDVEAGLVVEAVPQISRAVAELVENACEHNDDPSVTVLTERGAEQVRITITDDGTGLPANEKNVVIQSEPTSPVFHGIGMGLWLVRWLVRLSDGSISYRESEHGGARFDLYLSPARGGSTTP; encoded by the coding sequence ATGAGACCCGACGACTCAACGGATCACGTCGCCGCAAGCTCTGATGAGCTTCTCAGTGCGTTGCCATCGTCGTTCGTCGAGGTCGGATGTCTCGTCGACCAGACAGGTACCGTCGTCGAACTGCTGTGTGAACCTGCCGACGAATCGCCCGTCATCGAGCGGGCCGCCCCAGCCGATACCGGCGAGGAAGTGAGCTTTCCCCCGGGGATCAGGACTCAACTGGTCGAACGGTTCGACAGAGCAGCCGAGACCGGTTCGACACAGACTTTCGAAACGGCGATCGAGTCCGACGGCGAACAGCGATGGTATCAGGTCACCGTTACGCCAGTGACTGGCGAAGACGGAGACGCCGTGACAGCCGTCAGAGACGTGACCGAGACGCGACGGGAGCAACGATCGACCCGGAGGCAGGCCGAGGAGCTGTGGCAGGCGATCAACGCGACGGACGACCTCGTGTACGTCTACGGGCCGGACGGGACGATGCGGCGGTGGAACGACGCCGTCGAACAGGTGACCGGATACAGTCCGGAGGAACTTTCCGGAATCGAACCTACCGCGTTCTTCCCCGATAGCGAGTCAGAGCGTGTTCTGCGGGCGTTCGAGGACGTGTTCGAGACAGGTCACAATCGGATCGATATCGCGCTCGAAACCAAGGACGGCCGTCGGATCCCCTACCAATTCGCTGCGAGCCGCTCGGAGACGGCCGACGGCGAGCCGATTCTCACTGGAATCGGACGGGACGTGACTGATAGGATCGAGCGCGAGCAACAGATCGCAGTCCTGAGTCGAGTGCTCAGACACAACGTCCGAAACGAGATGACAGTCGTTGCCGGCGGCGCAGAACACCTCCGGAAGTACGTCCCAGACGAGGGGACGGACAAGATCGACCGGATCGAACGGGCCGCAAAAGATCTGCAGGACCTCTCGGAAAATGCGCTTGACATCACGAAATTGCTTCTGGAGGCCCCGCCGAAACAGCCGGTTTCCCTCGGCTCGAACATCGAAGCAATAGCGGAACGAATCGATACCGACTACCCAGGGTCGACCATCGAGACGGACGTCGAAGCGGGGCTCGTCGTCGAGGCTGTGCCCCAGATCAGCCGCGCCGTGGCGGAACTGGTCGAGAACGCCTGCGAACACAACGACGACCCGAGCGTGACGGTCTTGACCGAGCGCGGCGCGGAACAGGTCCGGATCACCATCACCGACGACGGCACCGGCCTCCCGGCCAACGAGAAGAACGTTGTGATCCAGTCCGAGCCCACGTCTCCGGTGTTTCACGGAATCGGGATGGGATTGTGGCTGGTTCGCTGGCTCGTCCGTCTGTCCGACGGCTCGATTAGCTACCGGGAATCGGAGCACGGCGGGGCACGTTTCGATCTCTACCTGAGCCCTGCGAGGGGTGGTTCGACCACACCGTAA